TCAACGGCATCAATATCAACGTCATGAACGCCGGAATTGCCTGCTGCATATCATTCCATTCAATCTCTACAACCGCCTTCATCATCAAAACCCCCACCAATATCAATGGCGGCCCTACCGCCCACGCCGGAATCGACGCCAACAACGGAGTAAAAAAGAAGGCCAGAAAGAAATAAGCCGCTACCGTCAGTCCCGTCAGCCCCGTCCTGCCGCCTTCCCTTATTCCCGTGGAGGACTCAATAAACGCCGTCACCGGCGAAGTCCCCAACAATGATCCGACGACGATGGCCGTAGCATCAGACATAAAGGCAAAATACTGCCCCTCAAAATCCCCATTTTGATCCACAAATCCTGCAAATCTGGCCATTGAATAAAGCGTTCCAGTGGTATCCAAAATATCCACGTATAAGAAAGTGACCATCGCCTCCCAAAAGTGGGGCTTCCCTAAATCCTTAAAGCTTAGTGCTCCAGCTGTGCTTTTAATTGTGTGTATATCCACAACTTTCTTAAAGTACTTATACGCCGCCTCCCCTGACGCCGTCTCTGGAAACGCCGTCACACTTGTTTTTCGAATCCACGAAACCACCGTCACGAATATGATCCCGTAAATCGTAGCCCCTTTTACGTTTTTCACCATACAATACGCAGTTATCACGAATCCCACTATGCCCAGCCACATAGTTGGGCTCTCCATTCTTCCGTTCAAACAGAGTATTCCGCCGGAAGCCGTTCCTCCGGCCATTAGACTTACCGTTCCGTTCCCGGAACTCACCACGGGGGACACCGACACCCGGGAGGCTTCTGGGCAGCCTCCGAGTGTCACTAACGTCGATGGGCTGAAGCCAATTAGACCAATTCCTTGGCTACTCTGTAATCCGATGAACGCTAAAAACAGCCCAATTCCGGCAGAGGAACTGATTCGAACTGGCTTTGGGATTAATTTCGCCAATTTTGCACGAAACCCAATTGCGGAAATGAGTAAAAAGATTAACCCCTCCATTAGAACGGCGGTTAAGGCGCTCTGGTAAGAAATGTTACCGGAGCCATGAAACCCGACGACGGTGTAAGCGAAATAAGCATTAGTCCCCATTCCCGGAGCTAAAGCAAGAGGAAGATTCGCGAAAACGCCCATTATAACACAACCAATTAGCGACGAAGCAATTGTCGCAACAATTAAGTCTCTACGGACTTGATCGAGGCAAGCGGCGTAGCCGGGATTGACGGGGTCGAACATGCAGGACCCATCGGGTTGGATGAGTCGGAGATTCGACCCGGAACAATTGGGGATGGAAATGGAAGGGTCGGAACAGAGAGGGACGCAATCCGATTGGGAACAGGTGGCGCCGGAATCGGCAAGGATGGAGGCGTTGACAGCCAAGATGTAGGCCATGGTTAAGAAGGTGGTGGTGCCGGCGCGGAGCTCGGTGGTGAAATTGGAGTTTCTTTCGGTTAATTTGAACCGCCTACCAATCCAGGTTTTGGCGACGGCGGAGTTAAGGCGGTCGAGGCGGCCTGGTTGCGCGGTGGTTTGGACTTCCATAAGGTCTGTTGAGGCAAGTCCGGAGATGGGGAAGCTGGCATCTATCAACACATAAttggtttatatatatagaaataaaatttgaaggagaagaagacgacgatAGATTCTCGAACCGGGGATCTCTCCGCAGTTTAATTTCATTCAGTCAAGTCTCATAattgttattgttatttatttatttatttatttctattttaattattctttattctttatttttctttttctagttTCGGTTGGAGTTTCCTTGTTCTCAGGCTATGTCAGgcttgtttttaatattacttgtattttaaaaattccgGAAAAATAAGGAAAGTGACAACTATTACTTTGCTACCACCAACAATTccaaaaaaagttaatatacTTCTATTTACATTTGttttagtaaaaatattttataaaaatttaaaattttaaaaattattatattacaaaaacgatattgaaaaaaaaattcaccaagaataataattgaaacaaTTGGCAAGAATTAGAATATAAAGGTCggagattatttatttatttatttatttatttatatatatataggagaggtaataaattttaattttaaaatatttaaaagagtGAGATGATGGAATTTAATATGAGAGAGATGAAGTCGAAAAGGGATACACTAGTGGGAGTGGGAACTTAGTTGAGTAGGTggtttaaatatattactttttaaaaataaatattttattgtattaaatatatacCACACACCATATAAATCAATctcccatttatttttaaaaatattataaattcaaatagtGGTTTCCCACTAAAGCGACCACAATATTTATCAGCTGAaatgaattatataatttaatattaatttttttttcaaatgtttgaatttaataaCTGACATTGATGAacatagaaaataataataattgaataaatattgaatatgtTATATTTGGATATGTAGTAGGTGTAAGTGTTATGAAGACCAAAAACATTATCCATAGATATAAatgctaaaataaaaaaaaataaaaaaaataaaaatggagaaattgaGGTGGTTTGAAATAATACGCAAACTTGTGGAGGTTCGGCCTCCGTCACTTTCACTGTTCTTAGAGGGAGCTGGTTGGGAAGTGGGTGGTTGACTACagaaatacaaatttaaataattaaataattaaataatttgaaatttcggCTGTCGTGACTTCAATTTTTAAGTTGCgtctttgttttattctttttttttttttttccaaaaccaaaaatatattaaattactatttttttaatcttaatttcaaaaattataatttttttttttcttttcataaatgCTCTTTTCAACGAAAGCTGTTCTTTCTTCGGGTTTGGTTGCTTGAAAAtcaacatttttgtttcttttcacaCTAGGATTTGACCCTTAAAAGGAATGGATTTTGTaaacaacatttttaaaagtttttttcttatttaaaaaaaaatgttttcaaaatacactataaaataatttctaaaattccCGAACATATTGAAAtagcattttttaaatttaaattatttttttttctcacgaaaatctttctaattaaattaggtttagaacttttttgttcgatcGTCATGGAAAGGACCCCAttgatattattgaatttaaagtATGACGTAAATACCACTTATGGagagaatttgaagaattgtttacaaaaaaaaaataaataaataaataataatgaagttAAAGTTAAGggatgaaggaaaaaaaaaaaaagattattgttacgtttctatttttagaatttggtTGGGggtttattaatataaataatagtgAAAACTATAGAAGATGGTACTTAGCTGTCCCTTCGTATAACATAATGTAGAAAATAATGATGAATCATTTAAAGGCAATGTGCTAAGATTGCATGTTGGGTTGAGTGacatcaatttattattattattatgattatgattattattattattattttgcctATGTGACAATGACACCCACAATAGAATATATCCTTCCCATCCTATGTGCCACAAAATAAGCTTAATGTATTAGTCCGTTAATGAgattatttgtaacagtctaagttcgccgttaatagatattatcgatttgacctgttatgtatcactgttagcctcataattttaatacaCGTCttctaggaagaggtttctacacactcataaagaatgttttgtttccctctttaATCAATATGGAGCCCAtgacaacaatacgtaacggaccaaaacgaGCGAGACACTGCTAGCTATGaccttggactgttacaaatggtattagagtcagttATCAGACGATACAAGACACTAGTCGAAGTAAATCTAGGACCCTCTTCATAGTAGATGCAtgttaaaaccgtgaagctgacgacgaATATGTAACGGACTAAAATGGATTATTTATTAGGatgttacatttttaattctcaatttaaagtttaaattcaatttggtCCCTAGATTTCAAAATGTTACATCATCAccattgaattttgattttggtttccATTTAGTCTCTATGTTGTAGGATTTTACACTTTTACCCTCAAGTTTTCACTATTCATGCTTACTTTTGCTCACAAAATCAGATCACTaatgaaaactcaaaaaataaaaaaaaaaaataaaaaaaaataaaaaaaacataaaatcttCTGAAACATAGGAACCATATGAACACTAAACGCAAAgctaaaaatataacatttagaAATCTAAATATTAAACCAATACCGAAATCTAAAGAATTCATTTATAGACAactatttaactatttaaataaCGTACCAATCTCATCACTTACTATCATTAAACATACACAACAGATGAGATCGACCGAATTCCTAGCCCGTCTAAAGTAGTtgaactattaaaaaaaaaaaaaaaaaaaaatagattagcATTTTTTATGTGCCAATCAAAGTGCTACTTTAACTCCCATCCTTTCACCATCAAANaaaaaaaaaaaaaaaaaactatagaTTAGCATTTTTTATGTGCCAATCAAAGTGCTACTTTAACTCCCATCCTTTCACCATCAAAGTAATTGACCAATTGATGCATGGATTGATGGGTTACCAAAAGTTTGAAAGCTAATTCAACTATCCACTATTAATCATCTTATATTACAAGAGTTAAAGTTAAAAAGCAACAAAAACCACTATACTATACTATACTATActaatcatttaattaattaatttgtcaCACTTTGGCTAATTATATTTGGTCGGCACATATAtagttaattagttaattgatattttatacAAAGAAATTTACAGATATTTTGTCTCAATCCCATATGCATGcttttcagaaaaaaaagcaaaagcatTAAAGttaggttaaaatataaaaggataatgattaatatataattagagGGAAATGATAAGCGTAATTAATCCAAAGTTCTTGGGACCCAGATCCAAACCCTTCTGCCCAATCTATAGCTGTAACCTAATTAATCGAATACTCATATAATCTCATTTTTTGGGGGTTTATTTAGTgaattaatcataattaattataaaagcGAGTTCATAATAGGGTTCGAAGATATTCTCCTCTCAagattcaatttttctttttcattttttgggaATAATTTCACCACCCACAACAACAGCTGCCAAATGCTTGACACATAATATAATGcctgtttaatttaatttaatttcatttcatttaattaattcacttcaaattataatttaatccatCCCTAATTTTGTGCTAATGCTTTTATACGCCAGCCTAACATCCATTACTCTGAAATGGTGGCACGTGTAAATGCCACAAGTATTTAAGAAAAAGccccttttttattaatataaattataaattctatTGTAGTAATTAAACAAGATTATCGTTAATGTAATCACATTTTTGAGAGATTATGGAtaattatgagattttattgGGTATTTATGTTGAAATTAATATGGAGGTGGATTGATGGTTACGTGTGACAAAGcatatataactttatttatctttttaattattattcattgGGGAAAAGGGTTTTTGATTCATTCCGTGGGCATTTCAAACACATTTCCCACCAATCCCTAATCTTCCATTTAACCAAAACTCGATAATTAATTATCACCCAGACCAAAACTAAATTCACGAACATATTTGtccaaaaaaaatactttctcAGTTAACTTTCTTTGATAAGAGGTATCAAAGCAATGCCCTCTGACTTAGTCGTGGTCGGTAGGATAACAagtaaaatcaaatttaaaatcataaagaCTTATCTTCAAAGTATGTTATACAACTAGTTCTGagctattttaatatttatttatattaagttattcttttcaaaagtttaatttaatttataaaataattgatataattattaattacagGTTTGGTCAATATTGTTCTTTagttgatatattttaataaaagaaaactttattaaaaGATAAACTTTTCCGGTTATCTGTATGTactgttaaaatatttataacatGTTACTCATTTTTTAACTATTGAACTAAATCATATGGTAAATTAGTTGGGTTAAATTTATAAGattaataagaaatataaaaatgaagagttaataataatttaaggattattattgttattattattattattattttgaagtaatagaaactaaataaaagaTATGTTACAAATTATGCGGGAATATATAAGACTAGTTGGGTAAGTCATATCAAATTGGGAACTTTATGGATAattatcactttttttttctttttatttttttatttgtacaATTTAAtggatatttatgtttaattgATGGGTACGTGGGGGGAGCATATGTAACCTTTTATTGGGGAAgcctatttcattttattccacacccatttttaaattctaatacATCTACCACATGtcactaaaataaatttatataattttaattttaagaataaattaaattcatatatgtttttttatcttaataataaaccaaaccaaatgaTTTAATTTCTCTTAATCTTAGTATTCGTGTTTGGATACTTTTTGGATCGGAGGATATggaagtttcaatttttaagttGGTAGAATGACACTTTAATATGTTCGAGTTATGTTTACCGTGATTTTtttgctaataaatattgaatgtgattaatatttttaagttcGAAAGATAGTCGGGAGTGAGAATTCAAACATtaatgtgagattccacgaaccaagcattcattataagggtgtggaaacctctctcctAAACCCATTTTAAAAGATTGAGAGGAAGCCTAGAATGAAAAACGAAGACGATATCTTCTAGTGATAGGTTTGATTtgattacaaatagtatcaaagctagatATTGAGTGATGTGCTAGGAAGAACG
This genomic window from Cucurbita pepo subsp. pepo cultivar mu-cu-16 chromosome LG01, ASM280686v2, whole genome shotgun sequence contains:
- the LOC111811103 gene encoding adenine/guanine permease AZG1-like isoform X1; protein product: MEVQTTAQPGRLDRLNSAVAKTWIGRRFKLTERNSNFTTELRAGTTTFLTMAYILAVNASILADSGATCSQSDCVPLCSDPSISIPNCSGSNLRLIQPDGSCMFDPVNPGYAACLDQVRRDLIVATIASSLIGCVIMGVFANLPLALAPGMGTNAYFAYTVVGFHGSGNISYQSALTAVLMEGLIFLLISAIGFRAKLAKLIPKPVRISSSAGIGLFLAFIGLQSSQGIGLIGFSPSTLVTLGGCPEASRVSVSPVVSSGNGTVSLMAGGTASGGILCLNGRMESPTMWLGIVGFVITAYCMVKNVKGATIYGIIFVTVVSWIRKTSVTAFPETASGEAAYKYFKKVVDIHTIKSTAGALSFKDLGKPHFWEAMVTFLYVDILDTTGTLYSMARFAGFVDQNGDFEGQYFAFMSDATAIVVGSLLGTSPVTAFIESSTGIREGGRTGLTGLTVAAYFFLAFFFTPLLASIPAWAVGPPLILVGVLMMKAVVEIEWNDMQQAIPAFMTLILMPLTYSIAYGLIGGIGTYVVLHVPDWGWAGLEKCGLVKLRSHVSASNGQLLAEEDPARKSVQPEVAATWEHSRGDGRTDAKMF
- the LOC111811103 gene encoding adenine/guanine permease AZG1-like isoform X2 encodes the protein MEVQTTAQPGRLDRLNSAVAKTWIGRRFKLTERNSNFTTELRAGTTTFLTMAYILAVNASILADSGATCSQSDCVPLCSDPSISIPNCSGSNLRLIQPDGSCMFDPVNPGYAACLDQVRRDLIVATIASSLIGCVIMGVFANLPLALAPGMGTNAYFAYTVVGFHGSGNISYQSALTAVLMEGLIFLLISAIGFRAKLAKLIPKPVRISSSAGIGLFLAFIGLQSSQGIGLIGFSPSTLVTLGGCPEASRVSVSPVVSSGNGTVSLMAGGTASGGILCLNGRMESPTMWLGIVGFVITAYCMVKNVKGATIYGIIFVTVVSWIRKTSVTAFPETASGEAAYKYFKKVVDIHTIKSTAGALSFKDLGKPHFWEAMVTFLYVDILDTTGTLYSMARFAGFVDQNGDFEGQYFAFMSDATAIVVGSLLGTSPVTAFIESSTGIREGGRTGLTGLTVAAYFFLAFFFTPLLASIPAWAVGPPLILVGVLMMKAVVEIEWNDMQQAIPAFMTLILMPLTYSIAYGLIGGIGTYVVLHVPDWGWAGLEKCGLVKLRSHVSASNGQLLAEEDPARKSVQPEVLPR